A genomic window from Triticum urartu cultivar G1812 chromosome 7, Tu2.1, whole genome shotgun sequence includes:
- the LOC125518016 gene encoding non-specific lipid-transfer protein C4-like, with translation MAPSTFPRALLAVSLVLLVVGGLGPAAEAQPPGRCVPQLNRLLACRAYLVPGAADPSADCCSALSSISRDCACSTMGIINSLPSRCNIGQVNCSA, from the exons ATGGCGCCGAGCACCTTCCCGCGCGCGCTCCTGGCCGTGTCCCTCGTTCTCCTGGTGGTCGGCGGCctcgggccggcggcggaggcaCAGCCGCCGGGGAGGTGCGTGCCGCAGCTGAACCGGCTGCTGGCGTGCCGCGCGTACCTGGTGCCCGGCGCGGCCGACCCCAGCGCCGACTGCTGCAGCGCGCTGAGCTCCATCTCGCGCGACTGCGCGTGCAGCACCATGGGCATCATCAACAGCCTCCCCTCCCGCTGCAACATCGGACAAGTCAACTGCT CGGCTTGA
- the LOC125518015 gene encoding plant UBX domain-containing protein 8: MAQPSQEAIETFISITGADEAVAARKLEEHSGDLNEAVNAYFNEGDRSTTRINQNPIPDSHDDIMDLDEPFDPMFSRSMGNPFGILDPSFVERAAAGFFGQGPQVTHPRDVRQIPIEVKDTDDPQIGSSGQGPVIEDVTGRESSYGLEVHGTVVIDEDDDDLPSTHAPVIPRNTPSTYNSAPSAPPLVDVSDYNNDIEEEMIRAAIEASKRDAEGLTNVAERERVLLQEGMHAVDNSSDLSDKEDIEGASEAVERQVLTTGQAGTSRQLVDEENFQDDIEDVDEEPLVRQRSRRVLSGTAGPTEAVQRADSPPSGPHSHGTENAHQHNGAFPSEWGGISSEEHDEAVMLEAAMFGGIPEHTEYPFPLPSHGISTGYPRVAHPPSPTLTAQRLLREQQDDEYLAALQADREKELKAVEDAELRRLEEVAAREAAIEMEKQKNEEKLRKQLEEEELESMLAAKRTSLPKEPLPNAEGAVTVVVRMPDGSRQGRRFLKSDQLQALFDFIDISKTFKPGTYRLVRSYPRRAFTDEECQMSLSDVGLTSKQEALFLEQISG, from the exons ATGGCGCAGCCGTCGCAGGAGGCGATCGAAACTTTCATCAGCATCACCGGCGCCGACGAGGCTGTCGCTGCCCGCAAGCTCGAG GAGCATAGCGGTGACCTAAATGAAGCGGTGAATGCATACTTCAATGAAGGAGATAGATCCAC CACCAGAATCAATCAGAATCCTATACCTGACAGTCATGATGATATTATGGATCTGGACGAACCATTTGATCCTATGTTTAGCCGATCTATGGGCAACCCTTTTGGTATTTTGGACCCAAGTTTTGTTGAGAGAGCCGCTGCTGGTTTCTTTGGTCAGGGACCTCAGGTTACACATCCCAGGGATGTGCGGCAGATACCTATTGAAGTTAAAGACACTGATGATCCTCAAATTGGAAGTTCTGGTCAGGGTCCTGTTATTGAAGATGTTACTGGACGTGAGTCTTCATATGGTCTGGAGGTTCATGGGACTGTTGTCattgatgaggatgatgatgactTGCCATCTACCCATGCTCCTGTTATCCCAAGAAATACTCCAAGCACATACAATTCTGCACCAAGTGCTCCTCCATTGGTGGATGTTAGTGACTATAACAATGACATAGAAGAGGAGATGATCCGTGCAGCAATTGAAGCATCAAAAAGGGATGCGGAAGGACTTACAAAT GTAGCAGAGCGAGAGAGAGTTCTACTTCAAGAGGGAATGCATGCGGTTGATAATTCTTCTGATTTATCTGATAAGGAGGACATTGAAGGAGCAAGTGAGGCAGTTGAAAG GCAAGTACTAACCACAGGGCAAGCTGGAACTTCTAGGCAATTGGTTGATGAAGAGAACTTCCAAGACGATATTGAAGATGTTGACGAAGAACCTTTAGTTAGACAACGTTCTAGGCGTGTTCTATCTGGAACTGCCGGGCCAACAGAAGCAGTGCAAAGGGCTGACAGTCCTCCCTCGGGCCCTCATTCTCATGGTACTGAAAATGCTCACCAGCATAATGGAGCTTTCCCCTCAGAG TGGGGAGGCATTTCTTCTGAAGAGCACGATGAAGCTGTTATGCTTGAGGCTGCTATGTTTGGTGGGATTCCTGAACACACAGAATATCCATTTCCCCTCCCATCTCATGGAATCTCAACTGGCTATCCCCGAGTAGCACATCCTCCATCACCAACATTAACTGCACAGAGGTTGTTAAGGGAGCAGCAG GATGATGAGTATCTTGCAGCCCTCCAAGCTGATAGAGAAAAAGAGTTGAAGGCTGTGGAGGATGCTGAGCTCCGTAGATTAGAAGAAGTTGCTGCAAGAGAAGCTGCTATTGAAATGGAAAAGCAAAAGAACGAGGAAAAGCTGAGAAAACAACTTGAGGAAGAG GAGTTGGAGTCCATGCTTGCAGCCAAGCGAACATCATTACCAAAGGAGCCACTGCCAAATGCTGAAGGAGCCGTCACAGTTGTAGTTCGCATGCCTGATGGTAGTCGCCAGGGAAGGCGCTTTTTGAAATCTGACCAGCTCCAG GCCCTTTTTGATTTCATTGACATCAGCAAGACATTCAAGCCTGGAACCTATAGACTG GTGAGATCTTACCCCAGGCGTGCATTCACCGACGAGGAGTGTCAGATGTCGTTGAGTGATGTGGGTCTCACCAGCAAACAGGAGGCCTTGTTTCTAGAACAAATTTCAGGATAG